Proteins co-encoded in one Psychromonas sp. L1A2 genomic window:
- the speB gene encoding agmatinase, with the protein MSASSNDHPNGVFSDLFTKEDYSLYSNAMTFMRRPLVKNPLAKEPLAENADVVVLGVPFDMATSGRSGARMGPDAVRRASVNLSWESKKFPWEFKLFEHTNVIDAGDLVFDCGDAEDMTQRLEAAADQILSSGKMLLSLGGDHFVTLPLLRAYAKHHGEMALIHFDAHTDTYNNGSRYDHGTMFYHAPNEGLIDPKSSVQIGIRTEYKKQGHGFNVINAMEANDLSVEQIVSQVKTIVGDKPVYLTFDIDCLDPAFAPGTGTPVCGGISSDKALKIIRALQGINLVGMDVVEVSPAYDQSEITALAAATVALELLYVWTANKLSAV; encoded by the coding sequence ATGTCAGCTTCATCTAATGATCATCCTAACGGAGTGTTTAGTGATTTATTTACTAAAGAGGATTACTCTTTATATTCTAATGCGATGACGTTTATGCGTCGTCCTTTAGTAAAGAATCCGTTAGCGAAAGAACCTTTGGCTGAAAATGCAGACGTGGTTGTACTCGGTGTGCCATTTGATATGGCAACATCAGGTCGTTCTGGCGCTCGAATGGGGCCTGATGCAGTACGTCGCGCCTCGGTTAACTTGTCATGGGAAAGTAAAAAATTCCCATGGGAGTTTAAACTGTTCGAACATACTAATGTTATTGATGCTGGGGACTTAGTATTTGATTGTGGCGATGCTGAAGACATGACACAACGTCTTGAAGCAGCCGCGGATCAAATATTAAGTAGCGGTAAAATGTTACTCAGTTTAGGAGGGGATCATTTTGTCACGTTACCTTTATTACGTGCCTATGCAAAACATCATGGTGAAATGGCGTTGATTCATTTCGACGCACACACTGACACTTACAATAATGGCAGCCGTTATGACCATGGCACTATGTTTTACCATGCGCCTAACGAAGGATTGATTGATCCTAAATCATCAGTGCAAATTGGTATTCGTACTGAATATAAAAAGCAAGGTCATGGCTTTAATGTGATTAATGCAATGGAAGCGAATGATTTATCCGTTGAGCAAATAGTGTCACAGGTAAAAACGATTGTGGGTGATAAACCTGTTTATTTAACCTTTGATATTGATTGCTTAGATCCTGCTTTTGCACCGGGTACCGGTACGCCTGTATGTGGTGGTATTAGTTCGGATAAAGCATTAAAAATAATTCGTGCATTACAAGGTATTAACTTGGTGGGGATGGATGTAGTTGAAGTGTCACCTGCTTACGACCAAAGTGAAATCACGGCACTTGCGGCAGCAACGGTTGCTTTAGAATTGTTGTATGTTTGGACAGCGAACAAGTTATCTGCTGTTTAA
- a CDS encoding CBS domain-containing protein — MKEMIVKNYMDVNFAKIYEDMPVITASIELIKKEALGGPVVDQNNILLGWISEQECLHVTTQFAYHNQRIGLVQDIMRKEVLSVKADQTIFSLAEKMVGPQPKTYPVINENNKVVGVISRRRVLKALLDNNF, encoded by the coding sequence ATGAAAGAGATGATAGTGAAAAATTATATGGATGTTAATTTTGCGAAGATTTACGAAGACATGCCTGTCATCACCGCATCAATAGAGCTCATCAAAAAAGAAGCATTAGGTGGCCCGGTTGTTGATCAAAATAACATATTACTTGGTTGGATTTCAGAACAAGAATGCTTACACGTAACCACTCAATTTGCTTACCACAACCAACGAATCGGTTTAGTTCAAGATATCATGCGTAAAGAAGTGTTGAGTGTTAAAGCAGATCAAACGATTTTCTCACTGGCAGAAAAGATGGTTGGCCCTCAACCTAAAACCTACCCTGTTATCAATGAAAACAATAAAGTGGTGGGTGTAATATCTCGGCGTCGAGTGTTAAAAGCACTATTAGATAATAATTTTTAA
- a CDS encoding efflux RND transporter permease subunit — MTFSYLTTTATTRFSFFFWLLLCIVASMGLEQLKFAVDYTSYFSEDDQRFNRFRTFQRDFAQDDQLVIIIESKQDNNIKKHLPFIKDLTSALSDLSFVKKVGGFKESYFNPLSSALPVGGKQNPALTEFVATDNSAVLLTLSFNQHGAVSDFLTQLNSARDLINRQMTEYDPKLEAYYSGELALNWQYAEVLKHDLIWFLPGLILLLCIMLWLVIPEKWWIIGIASSSFVVLICTLGLAAWGHFTIAAISAFVPVIIIVLNVAYAMHLYFDWRNACANIYGNTSSDNVLNYTPKQVALTALITSMKRNIKPLFWGSITTAFGFILLRFSPSPPIQDFGGMVAFAVLISFLVNYSVLITFARLAHYKVTSVANLSRFCEYLYQLGWDYRRPMLTIVGGLTLLATISLSQLRFDDDAANYFPTDNVFSVSKQVMETKFNGINQVSFVVDTNTELGITESSYIKKINQFSRFLVKQDEVIEVHSIVDWLKWYGVGQHQFKQILTDNTTETLGVERLVNVDSSASLLRVNLVPMKASELIDFEDKVLSYLTSNNLHTLISPPLSQQLVFAHLSRENSWTMLSSFIAALLLLLTLLIFLKRSFKLALLGLLANMLPLVLVFGFWQFIGGSLSLGCAVVMGMILGIIIDDSLHLLLKVSEGESSEIGSTLNGFREVMPAITFTSILLVLGFSLGLNSDFFPIIELSFLSLLTIFIAWLFDFIVLPVCYRLAMRGER, encoded by the coding sequence ATGACCTTTAGCTACCTGACCACCACTGCAACGACACGTTTTAGTTTCTTTTTTTGGTTACTATTATGCATTGTTGCGTCTATGGGACTAGAACAGCTTAAGTTTGCAGTAGATTATACGAGTTACTTCTCTGAAGATGATCAGCGATTTAATCGCTTTCGAACATTTCAGCGTGACTTTGCTCAAGATGATCAACTGGTGATTATTATTGAGTCCAAACAAGATAATAATATTAAAAAACATTTGCCGTTTATTAAAGACCTTACTTCTGCTTTATCTGATCTGTCTTTTGTTAAAAAAGTGGGCGGTTTTAAAGAAAGTTACTTTAATCCATTATCTAGCGCGTTACCGGTAGGAGGTAAACAAAACCCTGCATTAACAGAGTTTGTTGCAACGGATAATAGTGCCGTGTTATTAACTCTTTCCTTCAATCAGCATGGTGCAGTATCTGATTTTTTAACTCAATTAAATAGCGCTAGAGATTTAATTAATCGTCAGATGACGGAATATGATCCTAAATTAGAGGCTTACTACTCAGGAGAGCTCGCACTTAATTGGCAATATGCTGAAGTATTGAAACATGATTTGATCTGGTTCTTACCTGGATTAATACTTCTACTCTGTATTATGTTGTGGCTAGTGATACCAGAAAAGTGGTGGATAATTGGCATTGCAAGTTCATCATTTGTGGTTTTGATTTGTACACTGGGTTTAGCTGCATGGGGGCATTTTACTATTGCGGCTATTAGTGCTTTTGTCCCAGTCATTATTATTGTATTAAATGTGGCTTATGCAATGCACTTGTATTTTGATTGGCGTAACGCATGCGCTAATATCTACGGTAATACATCCTCTGATAATGTGCTTAATTACACTCCTAAACAAGTTGCTTTAACCGCACTAATAACGTCGATGAAACGTAATATTAAACCTTTATTTTGGGGAAGCATAACCACTGCTTTTGGTTTTATTCTATTAAGGTTTAGCCCATCACCCCCCATCCAAGACTTTGGTGGAATGGTTGCTTTTGCTGTACTAATTAGCTTTCTTGTTAACTACTCTGTTTTAATTACCTTTGCTCGTTTAGCTCATTATAAAGTGACTTCGGTTGCTAACCTTTCCCGTTTTTGTGAATATTTATATCAATTAGGTTGGGATTATCGTCGACCAATGTTAACCATTGTAGGGGGATTAACCTTACTTGCTACAATAAGCCTAAGTCAGTTACGTTTTGATGATGATGCCGCCAATTATTTTCCTACCGATAATGTTTTTAGTGTGTCCAAGCAAGTAATGGAAACAAAGTTTAATGGTATAAATCAAGTAAGTTTTGTTGTCGATACTAATACCGAATTAGGTATTACTGAATCATCTTATATTAAAAAAATTAACCAGTTTAGTCGTTTCTTAGTAAAACAAGATGAAGTCATTGAAGTACATAGTATCGTTGATTGGCTTAAATGGTATGGAGTAGGGCAGCATCAATTTAAGCAAATATTAACGGACAATACGACAGAAACATTAGGCGTGGAAAGGCTGGTTAATGTAGACAGCAGCGCTAGTTTACTTCGAGTTAATCTTGTACCAATGAAAGCCAGTGAACTTATTGATTTTGAAGATAAAGTCTTAAGTTATCTAACATCAAATAATTTACATACATTGATTTCACCTCCGCTTAGTCAACAACTTGTGTTTGCCCATTTAAGTCGTGAAAATTCATGGACCATGTTGAGTTCATTTATAGCAGCATTATTATTGCTTTTGACCTTGTTAATATTTCTAAAACGCTCGTTTAAATTAGCTTTGTTAGGGTTGTTGGCAAATATGCTTCCTCTTGTGTTGGTCTTTGGGTTTTGGCAATTTATTGGAGGCAGTTTAAGCTTAGGTTGCGCTGTAGTGATGGGCATGATTTTAGGTATTATTATTGATGATAGTTTACATTTATTATTAAAAGTGAGTGAGGGTGAGTCAAGTGAAATAGGTTCTACACTGAATGGATTTCGGGAGGTAATGCCTGCTATTACTTTTACTAGTATTTTATTGGTTTTAGGGTTTTCTTTAGGTCTTAATTCAGATTTCTTTCCTATTATCGAATTAAGTTTTCTCTCTTTGTTAACTATTTTTATTGCTTGGTTGTTTGACTTCATTGTATTACCCGTTTGTTATCGTTTGGCAATGCGAGGTGAGCGTTAA